A single genomic interval of Asterias amurensis chromosome 1, ASM3211899v1 harbors:
- the LOC139938339 gene encoding alpha-N-acetylgalactosamine-specific lectin-like — protein sequence MASSFSVITCSILVALLQSHFLIVSPCMSCISPWTSFGNHCYLLVTDAKTFVEAEQYCQSLSRLGKPSYLASILSQEEHDFLVLLIKSVYGESGMKTWFGYRKDESGSFAWLDGTPSGGYTNWYAAQPSGDGDCAEFLDTTDDFNFLWNDMPCYERRRSVCKIATRF from the coding sequence ATGGCGAGTTCTTTCAGTGTCATCACTTGCAGTATTCTTGTAGCTCTCCTTCAGTCACATTTCCTGATCGTATCTCCCTGCATGTCCTGCATCAGTCCATGGACAAGTTTTGGGAATCATTGCTACCTTCTTGTGACAGATGCCAAGACCTTTGTTGAAGCTGAACAGTATTGCCAGAGTCTGTCACGCCTTGGCAAACCATCTTATCTGGCGTCCATTTTGAGCCAAGAGGAACACGATTTCCTCGTCCTGCTTATCAAATCGGTGTACGGGGAAAGCGGCATGAAAACCTGGTTCGGCTACCGCAAGGACGAATCCGGTAGCTTTGCCTGGCTCGACGGCACTCCATCCGGAGGGTACACCAACTGGTACGCAGCTCAACCCAGTGGCGACGGAGACTGTGCTGAGTTTCTAGATACTACAGATGATTTCAACTTCTTGTGGAATGACATGCCATGTTACGAACGCAGAAGATCCGTCTGTAAAATAGCAACCAGGTTCTGA
- the LOC139938344 gene encoding alpha-N-acetylgalactosamine-specific lectin-like, protein MASYFSVITFSVLVALLQSHLLIVSPCMSCISPWTSFGNHCYLLVTNETKFDEAEQYCQSLSRLGRPSHLASIMSQEEHDFLLLLIKSVYGEIRTKIWIGYYKNESGSFAWLDGSPSGGYTYFPADQPSGDGRCVEMLNTWNDLQCWSLRRSICKIAARF, encoded by the coding sequence ATGGCGAGTTATTTCAGTGTAATCACTTTCAGTGTTCTTGTAGCTCTCCTTCAGTCACATTTGCTGATCGTATCTCCCTGCATGTCCTGCATCAGTCCATGGACTAGTTTTGGGAATCATTGCTACCTTCTTGTGACGAATGAGACGAAatttgatgaagctgaacagtaCTGTCAGAGTTTGTCACGCCTCGGAAGACCATCTCATCTGGCGTCGATTATGAGCCAAGAGGAACACGACTTCCTCCTCCTGCTTATCAAATCCGTTTACGGAGAAATCCGCACGAAAATCTGGATCGGCTACTACAAGAACGAATCCGGTAGCTTTGCCTGGCTCGACGGCAGTCCATCCGGAGGGTACACCTACTTCCCCGCGGATCAACCCAGTGGCGATGGACGCTGCGTCGAGATGCTTAACACGTGGAATGACCTTCAATGTTGGTCCCTCAGGCGTTCTATTTGTAAAATAGCAGCCAGGTTCTGA